The genomic stretch ctgaatttaaaaaaaccaaaccacaccacaAAACTTAATTTGATTTAGAGCACCAACCTCAAAGACTGATGTAGCAGCACAACTGAATGGGCTGAGAATCAATggtgagaaggaagaggaagaagcagacAAGTATGAGAGGAACACCTTTGAAACAGATGCTGTTACAGGGCTTTGCTAACTGGCTGCAGTGCCACTGTGATGCTGTGCTGCATTTGCCGCTAAAATTCCAGCTgagaaagcaaatgtgaaaaGCCATGCCATAATCAGGGCTTCAAAATGCttgtaaaagcagaaaacaccaCTGCTCCTCCTCTGAGTTTGTTTTGCAGAGAGGGCTGTAGCCTGCCTCTGTCCTCTCCAGGGCATTCTTAGCATTTTGTTACTGATTTCCAGCAATGCGCAAGGGTGAGTACCACAGGCCTTTGCAGAGCCAGTGACCCGCAGCCACCCCGGCAGAGCGACACTTGCCGATCCGTTCATTTAACCGTGCCATAGAGATCTTACGCTGAGCTTTGTCTTTAACTCTGTGGCTCCTCTTTGGTCCGCACTTAAAGCCTACAAGCAAGTTCCTTCTTTGTAAGGAACTTATGAATTCAGAAGGGCTTTTTAAACCACTTCTTTTAGGGTACAAAAATAATGGTAAAGAGTAGGGCAGTTTTTGTATTATCACTATGGCTATACAGCCCCCTCCCGGCAGATGTCAGCAGTACAATACACAGTATTTATGTTAATTATTGTAAATCAATTTGTATTAGTTTAATCAAACTTTCCACCGGGGTATTCCACCTGCTTGTAAAGAGTCTAACGTTTTGCACTTACAAGGTATACGCACAGGTTCATCAAAACACTGCGAGCCcttacttttaaaagcaaaatgcaagcaAATCCTGTTGAAGTAATCAATAACGTCAATTCATACCCGTGTCTAATTCCTACATTTCAGGTTGCTTTTGGCTATCCCACGTCAACGTTTGCCAgtttgctggctgcagctggcaaTTTTCAACTTAAATACATGAGCACACTTGACAGATGGCTAAATGAGAGCCTTACCTAGGCCACTCTTCTCTTTCGAGGTGTCTGCACTGTAACtctattgtaaaaaaaaaagagaaaacgcATGTTACTGCCTGAGGGGCTGCGTTCCTCCAGGAGCAGTTCCCGTGCAAGCAAAACCGGCAGCACCATCTGTTCAAAAATTTGCACGCAGTTTTCTAACATTTGAAACGCTATTCAGAGCTGCACCACAGGTGACCGCAGGGCTGCGGGTGGAGTCTCCCGCAGGCTCCCCCCGCTCCAGCCGACCTGCGGCTGCTGCGGAGCCGCGGCGTTTTACCTCACCCGAGCGCCAGGCCAGAGCCCAGCGCcgtcccccgccgcccgcccagcGCCCAGCGCCCgtcggcggcggcggggcgcctTGAGCCCCGGCGAGCCCGTCCCGGCCTGCCGCGCCGGGGCACCTCcagccgccgcgccccgggccCGTGAGGGGCtgccgccccgcggcggggggcaggcgccagccccggcccctcgggcctttcccccccgccccgctctgcTACCTGGAGGAGCCCCATGAACCGGCGGTGAGCGGCGCGCCCGTCCGGCCCGGCCCCTCAGCGCCGGGAACTGGAGCGGGCCCCGGGGCGGGAACCGCGGACCCGAGCGGCGGAGCGGGAAACGAAAGCGAaagcgggcagcggcgggcatGATGGCGGCGCCGCCGCTGCTGGTGCGGCTCTGCCCCGCGCCCGACGCCGGCGAGAAGGCGATGCTGAAGCTCCAGAGCTACTTCCAGTCAGGGAAGCGGTCCGGCGGCGGCGAGTGCGAGGTGCGGGCGGGCCCCGAGCCCGGCACCTACTGGGTGCACTTCCAGCAGGAGCGAGGtacgggggcgggggggcgggggcgggcggagcggcTCCGCCGGCGGCAccgagggcaggaggggggtgGTCGAGCCccagccgccccggggggggggctgttcGCACGCAGGTCCCCTGTGAGGGGGCGGGAAATGGCCGCCGGGGGCACCATCTTGCGCCCCTGGGCAGAGCGTGGGTGGGCAAAGGGCAGGTGGTCTCTGGCCGCTTGTAAGCCGTCAAGTTTTCAGGTAACTTTTTTGGCCTTATCTGCCCGTCCCCAAATTGTTGCAGATAAGAAGAGCGTGGAATCCCGCACGGATCACGTCTTGGAAATAGGTGCCAAGCACCTGAAGATAGTCATCCAGCCAGGAGAAGGGGACCTGAGCAAGAGCAGGTTTACAGGGCAGGCCTCCCCCAGCTACTCCCTCCCTTCCAGCTCTTCCCCACCTCAGCAGGAGCCGCAGGCAGCCAAAGGCCATGGAGACACGGCAAGAGAAGTCATTACCAAAAAGGTACAGCAGAAGGAGCAGTAACAAGCAGTGTCACGACCTGCCCCACTTGTAGCTACACTTCACTATTCCATGCCAAGCAAATGTTGGTTACATTATCGTAGTCAATAAAATGGGGGCAGGGAGTGACTTTTGAGTGCTGGATCACAGGTCATCCACACATGTTAACAGGCAGCATGTTCCCCGGAATGGCTTTGGCACGTACCAACCACTGGTCCCCGAAGCAGCACCCTGGCAGGTTTTGGGGGACAGTATGCACCAAAGACTGCTCCCAAAAGGTGGAAAAATTGTATGAGATTTTAATCCCTTCCTGCTATGCAGACCTCTAACCCTGTTTCAGCATGTTTTGTACCTTCAAACAGCCATAATTACTTCCATCCCTTACCTCAGTGTTAAAATTCTGCTCTGATGGGATGTAGCATAACGAACATTATTTCAGACACTTTGAACTAAAAGttatgcagagaagaaaagatcaACTCTGTGTCAGAGACatggggcagggccaggctACATCTTATAGGATGTGGATGTGGCTCTACCGAGACACTGATACCTGGCCCAGAGGGTTTACTCTGTTTTGCATAGTAGCATAGATGTATTTTTTGAGATATAGCACATGCTAACATATTAGTTATTAGACATCTGTAGCAGCATACTGGAAATTTCCCTATCCTTCTGCCTGTGCGAAGTAGAGATGTGAACatgtttgttgttatttttcagattcctgttttctgccttAATCCTGAGTTACTAAAGCATGACTTTTTGGAAGTTCTTAAAGAAAGATAGTAGAGAAAACTAGAAAGTCTAGTATAATGAAAGAACAATGTAATATAACTTTGATGTGCTGTTAAAACATGTCTCTGTCACCTGACATTAAGGGGACAGACAGGTTCTTTTGGGGATCCTTGGCAGAATGATGATGGCACTAAGTTGGAGTTACAATtaaagctttgggtttttttaacagaattttatGATTAGCATAGCATAGAATTAATAGAATAGCACAGGATTTCTACAAATGGAATCAGTGTAGAACAATTTTCTAAGTAGCATAGCACAGAATTTTATAGCACAGCTTAACTTACGGTTTCTAATCACCTGGACGCTCTGTAGATCGGGTCAAATCTTAATACTTGGCTTGCATATCAATATAATAATCATAATCTAGGCTCGAAAAACACATACAAGAAGACGAGTCGTTCACTCAGTCctcagaggaagcagaggacAGTGGAGGTGTCCCTGGCCACTGAGGGATCACAGGTCTCGCTGTCCAGCAGCAGTTGCAGTCCAGGCTCCCACTTAGGACTTGTAACCGCTTGATTTTAGGACTTGTAACCGCTTGATTTTAGGACTTGTAACCACTTGATTTTATGTACAGTGCTCTGTGTGCTGTTACACTTCCCTGTTCTGTGATGGGGTCATTGCCACCTGGTTGGCAGGGTGCCTGGGACCTTCAAGGCCGGTAGGGAGGGGAGTAGTCGGCCTGGTGCCCGGGAACCTTGAGGATGatagggaggggaagaagaaatctgtttgCTTTGTCTACTTGGTGCGCAGGACCTTCAGGGCCTGATAACGAGGGGAAAAGGGACTAATACGTGACCAGCTCGGTCAGAGGGAATGGCCATTTGCTTTGTGAAATGGCGTTAGTTATGCTACCCATATTACTAGAGGTCATGAGCAGAGGGTGCTGGTCACAGTCTCAAATGAAGTAGCAAAGTTAttgtctttgtttctgcagtgctgctgacaTTAACAAATCTCATTTTTGCTGCTGACTTAGAAGCGGATTGCTTTACTTATGTGTGTGTAATGTCAGCACACATGACATAAAAGAAACACTGTGTGCAAATGTGTCTATAGTAATCTGGCCCTACTGAGGTGTACAGTGCTTTTCCTTACTGAAAATGTAGAAGCAGCAAGCAGAGAACCCTTAGAAAAAACAACTATTGATATCTTCTTGTATTCTCTTTAGATATTTCTTACAGTATCTGCAACTTTGAATACCGGTATGTTCACTGAACAGCAAAGGGAGAAAATTACCATTATATGtccaaatttaaaaagagaaggaaatcttGATACTGATGGCTCTGAGAAATTGACAGGAGATTTTACAGATATTGAAAAAGCTTATCACTACTTTAAGGATATCCTTGCAGGCAATGACCCAAACCAGGATTTTTCACAGTCTGAAAGTAAGAATGGTTTGAAAGATGAAAATTCTCCGAATACTGAAGAAATGAATGAGCTTACAGTTCTGTCAGCTCTCTATGAATATTTCAGTCATACCTGCAAAGAACAAATCAAAGTACTGCGTGAACGTTTTGGAGTGTGTATAAGAAGTAAAGATCTTCACAATGGAAACACATCAGTATGCTTCACTTCTGATAGAAGTCCTGCATCAATACAAGAAGCTAATGAGTTTTTTATCAgaacttttcagaaaagtgtAGAAGatctgaaacaggaaaaaattccCGTAACAAACAGTTACACATTAAATGAGgcaataatgaaattaaatgctaGGTTTAGTAATCTTCTTGCCAAAGAGGAAGGGAATCAATTGCTACTCCGTGGTCCAGCGAGAGAGATTTTAGCTGCCAAAAAATTTCTAGCAGAGAAAGGTGAGAACAGCCAAGCtgaaaagaatatgaaaatatcATCTGAACTGTACGAATACAGGAATGGAATTGAAGTTGATGCTTCTGTGTTTAAATTGTTGGAAACAATATTAAGCAAAGAAATTGAAGATATTAAAGACAAATTTGATACggtaatagaaaagaaagatagTTCACATGGCCAGAAGTTGCTCATAGTATTTAGGCCCAGGATCAAAACTTCTGATATGTCTTCACATGCTACAGAAAGTTTCATCAATGCATTTCAGAATGCCTCTGCAATGTTAGGAGAAAAACTCATCAGCTCAAAGCTTTCAGAAGAtcagaagaaaagattaaatatgCTACTTAATGGAAAACAATTGGAAGATCTGCAtgtaaaactgaagaagaaggaagacaaattCATCTTAAGTGGTTTACCAGACCATCTTTATGCTGCTGAAAAGCACATTATGAAGCTTTTAAACATTGAAGACTCGACACAAATTAGAAATAGGACACCACTGTCCTCTGATCTCAGCTATCAAGAGGCTACAGGAGCATCTGAGAAGAAACACAGTGAATTTTTCCTCCAAACAATGCAAAAGAGCAGTCTTTCTTCCAAAGGACAGTCTAAGGCAAAGACAGAAGACAACGACAAAGATGTGTGTCCAATTTGCATGGAGAGAATTCATAATAAGGAAATACTGAGCAAGTGCAATCATGCGTTTTGCAAAAGTTGCATTGACCAGGCCATGACTTATAAGCAAGTTTGTCCTGTTTGTAATACCGTCTATGGACTCATGAAAGGAGACCAACCAGAGGGAACAATGTCAACTAGATTGctgcctttctctctctctggttATCCCGGCTGTGGTACTATTGAGATTACATATGCTATGCACAGCGGTATTCAAACTGTAAGTATATTTGAAGATtcataaaagatatttttgctaCAACAAAACCAATAttgaatataaaattaattatttttctgtcattttaatgcATGTCCAGGAGAggcatttctttgttctgtacAAACCTGCAAGTATTGAATTCACTATTTTTGGGTGCGATTAAGTAATATAGTAGGAATTACATAGTCAAAAGGTAGCCCTCCATTTTAAATGCACCAGGAGAGAGCTGCCTGTCTTTAATTTGTACATTGGGAATAACTGAACTGAAATCTGTGGATTGATAGCATGTAAACAAAATTTTGCGAGTATAATGAGGATTCTCCTAGCTGCTGACACCAGTGGACAAAAATGAATAGCGGGCTGGCTTGTAAGCTTTCCAGGTGAGAAATCAGCTTACACTATGGGCTTAGAGTCATGACTAGGACTGAAAATGGGATAAATGAAAAAGCCAGGGCTGGGGTGATGTGCATTTGAgagagcaaagaggaaaaaacaaatttaacaGTGGATGCATGAGTGATGAcaagaaaatgtgaatgaaacttatatgaaagaaattgtctaatgagaaaaaaaaacctcaaaatcaGTCATGCTATGTCTGTCTGAATCAAAGACAGGATAAAAAGTATTGCAAAAGCTGGGATGTGCAATTTTCACACTTTCAAAGCATTTATGATACGCAGcgtggtttttgttttgtttttctgcaaaacagagcaaCCATCCAAAcccagggagaccttatcatgCAACTTCTCGAACTGCGTATTTACCGGACAATAAGGAAGGGCGAGAAATTCTGCAGCTCCTCGCAAAAGCCTTTGAGCAAAAATTGATTTTCACAGTGGGGCAGTCACGTACTACTGGTGCACAAGATGTTATCACATGGAATGATATTCATCACAAAACTTCCCTGACTGGAGGATCTACCAAGTAAGTAGTCTTCTCTTTATGAAACTTTATTGCTACTCAGATGTGGCAGGAAGGTTACCCCGAATATTTTCCACATTAgagctttcagattttttatAGCGCTGCAAGCCATTGGCAAATCTGAAGGATCTGGCCTGGTTTGTCACTAACAAAGTGATTGTGGAATGCTCTGTGGATCCAGACTTGAATCACCTTCACCAATTTGGACAGTCAGAACAAGGATGAGCTTAGTCTCCTGTTGCCCCTCATTCACCAGTGAGTTGTGTAAAGTACCTACCTAGTTAATAACTACTCTTATGGGAAAGTACTTCTAGTACAGGACAGGGCAGCAAGCTCCTGAGAGCAGCTAAGGTTGGACTCCTGATCTCAGCCTCTTTTGTTACCTGCTGTTTTGCACCAGGAGGTGCTGGTCCATTATGATCCCAGTAAAGACAGCACTCAGACTCTGTAAAATGTGATTTGAAATTCTACTTATTAGAGCTAACAGCGAGAAGAAAGAGATTGTAGTATAGTTACGGTTATGTCCTTTTAGATACTAGGAACCCCAAGTTGTGCAGCATTCAGTGGGCCTCCGAGGAGAGCACAGGATGCCATGCTGTCCCCATCCGTAGAAAGGGTTACCCCATTTTGGTTGTTCGAGCTattacaggggtttttttaatagaagacaACTCTATTCAGCTTTTCTTGAGGACTTGCTGTGCTTCTAGATAAAAGCAAGGACACGCAGGTGGTGTAATCACCAGTACCGAGTGGGAGCTGCCCGCAGCACCTCTCAGAGTGAGCTGGCTGAGTCTGTCGTGTGGCCAGGGGACATGCAGAGCACAACGCGGGGCTGCAGGCCACACCGCCTGTGCGGCACAGCGTGCAACAGGCCTGGGCCTGCCCAGGTTAACTGTTACGCAGATCGCTAATTCCTCAGCGTATAATCATCTTCCGGTCAGGATCACTACGTCCTTGATGGACATACAACTGACCTTTCTTAAAGATACGATTAACTGCAGATTATATCAGTAAACTGTTTGGCTCCTGGAAAAAATCTTACAGAGACAAGAGGGAGGCTTGAAACAGTCCTTTCAAGCTTGTTGCAATCTCTCAGGGGCAGGTGTCTTCCTGCAAGATTGGTGTCTAGGTCCTCCTTCATGGGCTAGGATcataaaagagcaaaaagtaCCAGTTTTACTTTATCCCCCACTCTGCCCAAATGCTCTCCCTAGTTATCGCTTGCTTCATACACTTTTGGTGATGCGCTGCTTAAAATCCAAAGGTGCCGTTATATTCGTGTTTTGAATGCTCACTTGGATATGCCTCAGGTCTGATTTTGAGAAAGATGCATACCCAAGCGCCCTGTCATTGTCAAGTGAGACAGCAGGCAGCTTTGAAAATCAAGTTCTTAGTGTCAGTTTGGACAACCACATCCAGCAGCTCCTTTTCATAAGTTTTTAGCTTTATCCTGTCTGTACCACCTCTCTGACCTGTAAAATAGGGTCTGTTGTCTCTATAGAGTAAGAATTGCATACAATGTGTAAAGTGTTTTAAGAGATTTCCCTGAGAAGGTTCTGTAGAACTGTCAAGTGCTTCATTGCAGAAGTAGCCtgaacaattctttttttcttctcatagtTTTGGTTACCCTGATCATGATTATCTGCAGCGGGTTCGACTGGAattgaaagcaaaaggaattgaatgaagaaattttttaaccATCGGCTCTGAAGTGTAATAACTGAACCTGTAGCAATTAATTTACTATTCGAGCACTAAGAGGAAAGAAGTTACTTTGTTCAACTGCAGTACTTGTATTTCGCAGTCAGCTAAGAAAAGTAATCTTTTCTCATTGAATGACATATGTTCTTTTTACACATCATTTACTTCCTTGATTAATGCTTCCCTATATGGGTCCCATGAGTGCAGCATCAGTACTTGTTGCACTTGTTGAATATCCAATTGTGTATCTTGTTTTACCAGTGAATCTGATCTGGACTTTTTCCCACAAGTCTTCAGTCTGACCACCAAAATTGATAGATCCACTACTAGCTTTTATTCAATCACTTACTTTAGCTTTGTGTTCTTACATTTGTCATTATGGATAGCATCATGTAACCCATCTGCTGGCAAATTTTTATGCAGCTTTTATACCATCAGCTGTGATCAGGCTATgatcttttgcttcttttccttttcagggtAGAAATGGCATTAGTGGTTCGGgttttaaacatgaaattagCATGGATAATGTATGAGGGGGTACGTGGATGCTGCTGTATCTCTAACCCTGCAGAAGCACTCAGTGCTCAGAGCCGCGTTGgagcaaatggaaaataagagtGCTTGTGGCTGTCTCTGATAATGGTGTCCTGGTTCTGTCCCTTCCATCGTGTTTAAGCTTAAATACAACTTTTAAGTCAGCTTTGCAACTATAAAACTATATTCTCCCCATTCCTTCCAATATATGATTTACATTGTACCATAAAGATACTTTGCTGCTACTCTGCACTGCCTAAATAGCCTGCTCATTACCTGTGTTGTGGTGTTGAAACAAATAGCTTTCACTTAAATGCAGCCATAATTTTTAGTGAGTTAAACCATTTCTGTTAGGCTACTGAATAtaactaataaataaaatataaaaataccatCTGCTCAGTTCTGCATTCTTCTGTATaggtttttcctcctgttttagATATGTAtagttgtatatttttttttatttaggagCTTCTCAGCAACACCGTGATTTGGAGTGATTTGGACCCCAtaccacctcttttttttttattttttagggtTCCCACATTGTGAATAGGCAATACTACTTTACTATCTTGACTTTCAGATTTCTTACTATTGGGCACTGTTTGGTTTCCATGTGGGTTAGGTTGACTTTTCCGactgtgattttgtttttctgtatttgttttcacattttacaCTATTTCAAGTTTCCTCCCTTTTCAGTGCAGTCAGATACCAACACTCCAGTTGTTTCTAAATGACCATGCTGTTCTGCACACTGAAGCTGTGAAGATCAAATCTCCCTAAATTCTTTTGGTCTCTCGTTTCACTTTCTGTCCCAATAAGCCAGTTCACCGATGCCAGACCCCTATCTGACAATTCGCCGGCTCCCATTTTATCTGTGGCAGGTTTTGCAGGCTGGGTTTTGCAGCAGAGTCCTATTGACTGTCACTGAAGGCTCCCAAGCCTTTATCCTACAACCAGCCGTACAGCCCTTTACTTTCTAATTAAA from Pelecanus crispus isolate bPelCri1 chromosome 5, bPelCri1.pri, whole genome shotgun sequence encodes the following:
- the DTX3L gene encoding E3 ubiquitin-protein ligase DTX3L, encoding MMAAPPLLVRLCPAPDAGEKAMLKLQSYFQSGKRSGGGECEVRAGPEPGTYWVHFQQERDKKSVESRTDHVLEIGAKHLKIVIQPGEGDLSKSRFTGQASPSYSLPSSSSPPQQEPQAAKGHGDTAREVITKKIFLTVSATLNTGMFTEQQREKITIICPNLKREGNLDTDGSEKLTGDFTDIEKAYHYFKDILAGNDPNQDFSQSESKNGLKDENSPNTEEMNELTVLSALYEYFSHTCKEQIKVLRERFGVCIRSKDLHNGNTSVCFTSDRSPASIQEANEFFIRTFQKSVEDLKQEKIPVTNSYTLNEAIMKLNARFSNLLAKEEGNQLLLRGPAREILAAKKFLAEKGENSQAEKNMKISSELYEYRNGIEVDASVFKLLETILSKEIEDIKDKFDTVIEKKDSSHGQKLLIVFRPRIKTSDMSSHATESFINAFQNASAMLGEKLISSKLSEDQKKRLNMLLNGKQLEDLHVKLKKKEDKFILSGLPDHLYAAEKHIMKLLNIEDSTQIRNRTPLSSDLSYQEATGASEKKHSEFFLQTMQKSSLSSKGQSKAKTEDNDKDVCPICMERIHNKEILSKCNHAFCKSCIDQAMTYKQVCPVCNTVYGLMKGDQPEGTMSTRLLPFSLSGYPGCGTIEITYAMHSGIQTSNHPNPGRPYHATSRTAYLPDNKEGREILQLLAKAFEQKLIFTVGQSRTTGAQDVITWNDIHHKTSLTGGSTNFGYPDHDYLQRVRLELKAKGIE